Proteins encoded by one window of Nitrospira sp. MA-1:
- a CDS encoding UbiA family prenyltransferase, producing MILGIVLALFYELELFAWESVFPLLLAIAATCLIASSNYVVNEVLDAPYDRLHPVKKDRPVPSGKVRTSWALIEWFLLGVSGMVLAFSLNGYFGTTALVFLVSGLIYNIPPIRTKDLPFLDVLTESLNNPIRLLLGWFALVTHSIPPLSLVLAYWMVGAFFMATKRFAEYRRIDDPIRAKAYRKSFGYYTENRLLLSMFFYAMACSFVSGIFLVRYHMELILFVPIGAGFLTYYLKIGMLKDSPVQNPEKLYKEGGFVVYVGLSTLLFLLLMFSEIPFLYELFNVNPAIIPPLWTVGEK from the coding sequence ATGATTCTGGGCATCGTGCTGGCCTTGTTTTATGAGCTGGAACTCTTCGCCTGGGAAAGTGTTTTTCCTTTGCTCCTGGCTATCGCAGCTACCTGTTTGATTGCCTCAAGCAATTATGTGGTGAACGAAGTTCTTGATGCGCCCTATGACCGTCTTCATCCGGTAAAAAAGGACCGGCCTGTTCCTTCCGGAAAGGTCAGAACCAGTTGGGCCTTGATAGAATGGTTCTTATTGGGGGTTTCAGGGATGGTTCTTGCTTTTTCCCTAAATGGGTATTTTGGGACGACAGCCCTGGTATTTTTGGTGAGCGGCCTCATTTACAATATTCCCCCCATACGGACCAAAGATCTCCCTTTTTTGGATGTGCTTACTGAATCACTGAATAATCCAATTCGGTTGTTGCTCGGGTGGTTTGCGCTTGTAACCCATAGCATCCCTCCTCTTTCGCTTGTGTTGGCCTACTGGATGGTTGGCGCATTTTTCATGGCAACCAAGCGATTTGCCGAATATCGGCGTATTGATGATCCGATACGTGCAAAGGCGTATCGGAAGTCATTCGGATATTACACAGAAAACCGTCTATTGCTCAGTATGTTTTTCTATGCGATGGCTTGTTCATTTGTATCTGGAATATTTCTTGTTCGATATCATATGGAGTTGATACTTTTTGTTCCTATTGGGGCGGGATTTTTGACGTATTATCTTAAGATTGGCATGCTTAAGGATAGCCCTGTTCAAAATCCAGAAAAATTATACAAGGAAGGCGGATTTGTCGTGTATGTAGGATTGAGCACATTGCTCTTTCTCCTCCTTATGTTTTCTGAAATCCCGTTTTTATATGAGTTGTTTAATGTTAACCCAGCCATCATTCCACCTCTATGGACTGTTGGTGAAAAGTAA
- a CDS encoding oligosaccharide flippase family protein, whose product MDGTVRVFLAGLLFPLTGLITAGFLTRRLGTDGYGLLVLSATLFGWVELGINSFFARPAIKFIGEAKNWLPVGSTLIRLQFVAGVVGGVLLGLLAFPLAWLLDEPLLAPYLALFALHIPISSLTQAHQSILVGIGNFRQKAVTNACRWIARLLLILVLVEMGLSVPGAIIGSLGASLVELAVSRRYVRPPLFGKVAILTRPFYDFGILLCVSSILFLIFSSMGLVMLKILGGTLEAAGIYGAAQNLSIIPGLFGMSFSPLLLSTVSRLLFEGRIDQAKSMGFGAMRMVVGLFPFGALVAGAAPEIVTLVFGQSFELAGPILGVLIMGAIAFVMVSVAVVIATASGAPLFTLYLSIPLVVLVLIGNLVMIPRFGAFGAAMVTALCQGIGALASLFAINRLWGIFPPIGTFLRGAIISVLAYTLAVIWPTSGLLLMMKIGCIGVVIILAYFVLREFSHDEIALARSFIGSKAETIEQQKEM is encoded by the coding sequence GTGGATGGGACAGTCCGAGTCTTTCTCGCCGGGCTCCTGTTTCCGCTTACCGGGCTCATTACCGCAGGGTTCCTTACCCGACGACTTGGAACGGATGGCTATGGCTTATTGGTGCTCTCCGCAACGTTGTTTGGATGGGTGGAGCTCGGGATTAACTCATTTTTTGCGCGTCCAGCGATTAAGTTTATTGGGGAAGCGAAAAACTGGCTGCCAGTTGGTAGCACCCTCATCCGGTTGCAATTCGTTGCAGGGGTTGTCGGAGGCGTGTTACTAGGACTGCTGGCGTTTCCTCTTGCCTGGCTGCTCGACGAACCGCTGCTCGCTCCGTATCTCGCCCTCTTTGCCCTCCATATTCCAATCAGTAGCCTGACTCAAGCGCACCAGAGTATTCTCGTGGGAATTGGTAATTTTCGGCAAAAAGCCGTGACCAATGCTTGCCGTTGGATTGCCAGGTTGCTGTTGATTCTGGTCCTGGTTGAAATGGGCCTGTCTGTTCCTGGCGCTATAATTGGAAGTCTTGGGGCGTCCCTTGTCGAACTCGCTGTCAGCCGTCGATATGTCAGGCCTCCCCTCTTTGGCAAGGTTGCCATTCTCACTCGCCCATTTTATGACTTCGGTATTCTCCTGTGTGTTTCATCCATATTGTTCCTTATTTTTTCTAGCATGGGCTTGGTTATGCTGAAAATTCTTGGCGGAACGCTGGAGGCCGCAGGAATTTATGGTGCGGCTCAGAATTTGTCTATCATTCCTGGTCTGTTCGGGATGTCGTTTTCTCCATTATTGCTCTCGACAGTGAGCCGTCTGCTTTTTGAAGGGAGAATTGATCAGGCAAAAAGTATGGGATTTGGTGCAATGAGAATGGTTGTGGGTTTATTCCCCTTTGGAGCTCTCGTTGCGGGTGCTGCTCCTGAGATTGTCACATTGGTGTTTGGCCAGTCTTTCGAGCTTGCTGGTCCAATCCTGGGGGTGTTGATTATGGGGGCCATCGCATTTGTGATGGTCTCAGTAGCCGTGGTCATTGCGACGGCTTCAGGTGCTCCTCTATTCACCTTATATTTAAGCATTCCGCTGGTTGTGCTGGTGTTGATCGGAAACTTGGTGATGATTCCCAGATTCGGTGCTTTTGGCGCGGCCATGGTGACAGCTCTGTGTCAGGGAATTGGTGCATTAGCTTCCCTGTTTGCGATCAACCGCCTCTGGGGGATATTCCCACCAATTGGAACGTTTTTACGTGGCGCTATCATTAGCGTATTGGCCTATACGTTGGCCGTGATATGGCCAACCTCTGGCCTTTTGCTCATGATGAAAATTGGGTGTATCGGAGTGGTGATAATTCTGGCATATTTCGTCTTGCGAGAATTCAGTCACGACGAAATTGCACTGGCTCGTTCGTTTATAGGATCAAAAGCCGAAACTATAGAACAACAGAAGGAAATGTGA
- a CDS encoding glycosyltransferase, with protein MREKEQPEPGPTARPVVSVLIVADHDTERHAELADLRSCLHALAAQEVDAPVEFLLVETQERARSLPAEVLALLPGLRVIGVPHNATYEQKNAGAQAAQGDIIALLDVDCIPVAGWLQALITTFRAHPDYVAVSGRTRYEGKTTSERCLSVLSRGFLDPGKEGPTRFISNNNSGFRREVYARFPLPEGEGPYAAQLQSAAMRRDGGRFLFQPTMTVIHDFEGWTMERDIRCHIGWATIRIRQIDPGLRFSWLLRLGPASIPLFYIGRVVESVGTCLRVGHQYGLRLTDYPVALGLTLWVHFLEITGMRLAFRHQRVDHTKYR; from the coding sequence ATGCGTGAGAAGGAGCAGCCGGAGCCCGGCCCCACTGCCAGGCCGGTGGTAAGCGTGCTGATTGTGGCGGACCATGACACCGAGCGCCACGCCGAACTGGCGGATCTGCGCAGTTGTCTGCACGCCCTCGCCGCCCAGGAGGTGGACGCCCCCGTGGAATTTCTGCTCGTCGAGACACAAGAGCGGGCCCGAAGCCTTCCGGCGGAGGTGCTCGCCCTGTTACCGGGCTTACGGGTGATCGGCGTGCCTCATAATGCGACCTACGAACAAAAGAACGCGGGCGCACAGGCGGCGCAGGGGGACATCATCGCGCTCTTGGATGTCGACTGCATTCCGGTGGCCGGCTGGCTGCAGGCCCTGATCACCACGTTCCGGGCCCATCCCGACTACGTGGCGGTGAGCGGCCGCACCAGGTATGAGGGCAAAACCACCAGCGAGCGCTGTCTGTCGGTCCTCTCCCGCGGCTTTCTCGATCCCGGCAAAGAAGGCCCGACCCGCTTCATTTCCAATAACAACTCCGGGTTTCGCCGGGAGGTGTACGCACGGTTTCCCCTGCCGGAGGGAGAAGGCCCCTACGCCGCGCAGCTCCAATCGGCGGCCATGAGGCGGGACGGCGGCCGTTTTCTCTTTCAGCCCACCATGACCGTGATCCACGACTTCGAGGGCTGGACCATGGAGCGGGATATTCGGTGCCATATCGGCTGGGCCACGATCCGAATCCGGCAGATTGATCCCGGGTTGCGATTCAGCTGGCTGCTCCGGCTCGGGCCGGCGTCCATTCCGTTGTTTTACATAGGGCGGGTGGTGGAGAGCGTGGGGACGTGTCTCCGGGTGGGCCATCAATACGGGCTGCGGCTGACGGACTATCCCGTCGCCCTGGGACTGACCCTGTGGGTTCATTTTCTCGAAATCACCGGCATGCGGCTGGCCTTCCGACACCAGCGCGTGGACCACACGAAATATCGCTGA
- a CDS encoding TetR/AcrR family transcriptional regulator, protein MKRKSSSPSKREQLIQTAVTLFAQNGIHATGIDTIVEQSGVTKKTLYAHFRSKEELVLAALRHYDGQFRNSFMRQVETKARTPKTRLLAIFEVAEIWFSQQNFYGCMFINAVGEHSTPDTSLRYVCSDFKRMMTEFILGLCIKMRARNPQQLAEELALLLEGAIVTAQVSQKSDAAKIAKRAAAVLIENQS, encoded by the coding sequence GTGAAGCGAAAAAGCAGCTCGCCCTCCAAACGGGAGCAACTCATCCAGACAGCTGTGACCTTATTTGCGCAAAACGGGATTCATGCCACGGGAATCGACACCATAGTGGAACAGTCGGGGGTGACCAAAAAAACCTTGTATGCGCATTTCCGCTCAAAAGAGGAATTGGTACTCGCGGCATTGCGACACTATGACGGGCAGTTTAGGAATTCATTCATGCGGCAAGTGGAAACAAAGGCGCGCACTCCCAAAACTCGCTTGCTGGCTATTTTCGAGGTGGCGGAAATCTGGTTTTCGCAACAGAATTTTTACGGATGTATGTTCATCAATGCCGTTGGTGAGCATTCCACCCCCGATACCTCACTCCGTTACGTCTGCAGCGATTTCAAGCGGATGATGACGGAGTTTATCCTCGGGCTATGCATCAAGATGAGAGCGCGGAATCCCCAGCAGTTAGCCGAAGAACTCGCGCTCCTATTGGAAGGCGCAATCGTGACAGCCCAAGTGTCTCAAAAATCTGACGCAGCCAAAATTGCCAAACGCGCAGCAGCCGTGCTGATCGAAAACCAGAGTTAA
- a CDS encoding acyl-CoA desaturase, translating to MPEIQRIMSGTWKLLKSLFDSQEATALASHKNGRDIDLARTVPFLALHIAVLAVFWVGWSPIAVGVAVSLYIIRMFAITGIYHRYFSHRTFRTSRGMQFVFACLGASAAQRGPLWWAANHRHHHAYSDKPEDVHSPVLRGLWWSHVGWFLTHDQLATKMNRIKDFARFPELRFLNRFDTLVPIGLAVILFLLGKWLGSAYPNLGTSGWQMLVWGFVISTVVLWHGTFTINSLSHVFGTRRFATSDHSRNNFLLAIITLGEGWHNNHHKYCSSTRQGFVWWEIDVTYYVLRCLQFFGVIWDIRPVPAWVLNQADLEEIGQDAESEKMAM from the coding sequence ATGCCAGAAATCCAGCGGATCATGTCGGGCACATGGAAGCTGTTAAAGTCCTTGTTTGACAGCCAAGAAGCAACAGCACTGGCTTCCCATAAAAACGGTCGCGACATCGATCTGGCACGCACGGTCCCGTTTCTGGCTTTGCATATTGCGGTCCTCGCAGTCTTTTGGGTGGGTTGGAGTCCTATAGCGGTCGGGGTTGCCGTGTCGTTGTATATCATAAGAATGTTCGCTATTACGGGTATTTATCACCGATATTTCTCCCACCGTACGTTTCGCACCTCACGAGGGATGCAGTTCGTATTTGCCTGCCTTGGGGCCAGCGCGGCCCAACGAGGTCCCTTATGGTGGGCCGCCAATCATCGCCACCACCATGCCTATTCCGACAAGCCTGAAGATGTGCACTCTCCCGTCCTCCGCGGACTGTGGTGGAGCCATGTCGGCTGGTTTTTAACTCATGACCAACTTGCCACGAAAATGAACCGTATCAAAGATTTTGCGCGATTCCCGGAATTACGGTTTCTAAATCGGTTCGATACACTTGTGCCGATTGGGTTGGCAGTGATCCTGTTTCTATTGGGGAAATGGCTCGGTAGTGCCTATCCAAATCTAGGAACAAGTGGGTGGCAAATGCTGGTGTGGGGCTTCGTGATTTCGACTGTTGTCCTGTGGCATGGCACTTTCACCATCAACTCGCTCTCTCATGTTTTCGGCACCCGGCGTTTTGCTACATCCGACCATAGCCGGAACAACTTCCTCCTGGCCATCATCACATTAGGTGAAGGGTGGCACAACAATCATCATAAATATTGCAGTTCCACCCGTCAGGGATTTGTATGGTGGGAAATCGATGTGACATATTACGTGCTGCGATGCCTGCAATTCTTCGGAGTCATCTGGGATATTCGTCCAGTGCCGGCATGGGTCCTGAATCAAGCAGACCTTGAAGAAATTGGCCAGGACGCTGAGTCCGAAAAGATGGCGATGTAA
- a CDS encoding HAD family hydrolase, with the protein MKQVQQIRAVLLDIDGTLYHQKALRGLMAFELATAPFSLGSIPEALGVWRILKCFREGREALRAMKDPSIPLASLQYSLVAERFCVTSREVELIVREWMYRRPLKYLKICRRRGMVEFFQLADEMGLRTGVFSDYPVREKLQELGIPVPLTVELCGTDPEINAFKPNPKGFLYACHLWNLDPGEVLYVGDRHDVDACGAKAAGMPYVIFSRRTSRGFNASATTELRSITNFRGLCDVIHSAI; encoded by the coding sequence GTGAAACAAGTTCAGCAGATTCGTGCCGTTTTGCTCGATATTGATGGGACACTGTATCACCAAAAGGCCCTTCGTGGCCTGATGGCCTTTGAGCTGGCTACTGCTCCATTTTCGTTAGGTTCTATTCCAGAGGCTCTGGGTGTCTGGAGGATTTTGAAATGTTTTCGAGAAGGACGTGAAGCGTTGCGGGCTATGAAAGATCCCAGTATCCCCTTGGCGAGCTTACAATATTCCCTTGTTGCCGAACGATTCTGTGTGACCTCTAGAGAGGTGGAATTAATTGTAAGGGAATGGATGTATCGTCGCCCTTTGAAATACCTCAAGATCTGCCGGCGCCGTGGAATGGTAGAATTTTTTCAGTTGGCGGACGAAATGGGTCTTCGTACGGGAGTCTTTTCTGATTACCCTGTAAGAGAAAAATTGCAGGAGCTAGGGATTCCTGTTCCGTTAACAGTGGAATTATGCGGAACGGATCCGGAGATTAATGCGTTTAAACCAAACCCCAAGGGGTTTCTTTATGCCTGTCATCTCTGGAATCTTGATCCAGGGGAAGTGTTGTATGTGGGTGATCGGCATGACGTCGATGCCTGTGGTGCCAAAGCTGCCGGAATGCCATACGTCATATTTTCTCGCAGAACGTCTCGCGGGTTTAATGCGAGTGCAACAACCGAACTTCGTTCGATTACTAATTTTAGAGGTCTTTGCGATGTTATCCACTCAGCCATCTAA